In the Planctomycetaceae bacterium genome, CACGTTCAGCTGTTGCCAGGCCCAGCGATAAAGATTTCGTGAATCCGCGTAGCGACTGGCAGACGCTGCGGACCCCAGGACCACCATCAGAAGTTCCTTGCCGCCGCGTTTTGAGGTCGAAACCAGGCAGGCCCCTGCCTTTTCAGTGGTCCCCGTCTTCACACCACCATAACCCTGAATCTGCAGCAACTGATTTGTATTTTCCCAAAGCACATTCCGAACATAACCGGAAGCGCCTTCGACTGCAGTTCCATGGCGTCGGGTTGTCACATAATGCCTGAATAACGGGTCCTGCAGGGCAGTATACGATAACAGGGCCAGATCTGATGCTGTGGAATAATGGTCCTTTGACGTCAAACCGTGCGGATTCATGAAGTGCGTTTCTGTCATTTGCAGTCGGCTGGCCTCGTTATTCATCGCCATAACAAAGTTTCGCACCGGATCGGACACTTGTTCTTCGTTCTCGAGGCTGTCTGCGGATTCCGGGGCCAATCGGCTGCCGAAATGTTCGGCCAGGGCGATGCTCATATCGTTTCCGGATGGCAGCATAAGTCCATAAAGGGCTTCCCGGACGGTGATTTTTTCACCAGCCTTCAACGCAGATGTCGAACCTGGCGTTTTGTCCGCTCGGTCCGAGAAAATCAGTACTTCATCCAGAATCTCTGGCTGGCTGGATGCAAATTTCACAATCAGCCACGCTGTCATGATTTTGGTCGTACTGGCCATATCCAGATGCTGATCGGCACTTTGGCTCCAGAGTGTTTCGCCGGACTGCAGATCCATGATTGTCCATGCACGACACGTCACGGCAGGGGCTGCATTCAGATCTTCCATTGACTGTAAAGGCAGCACTTCGGAGTTGACGATTTCCGGCGCAGGGATTTCTTCGGGAGGCAGAAGTGGGCCGAGCGCTTTCCAGAAGTCACTCTGCACGACTCCGGTCACATCCAGCGAACGTGCTTCCTGAAACTCCCGAACAGCTTTTTCGGTTGCGGGACCGAAATCACCATCGACAGATAGTTGAGGGGAAGGGGACATCCTCGCGTTGAGTGTCCGTTGAAGCATTTCGACGAGTTCCCCATTTGATCCGTTCTGCAGAGATGCGTCGGCAGTCATCGCCCCGCGGGTAGACTTTGGGTAGAAATGATCGCAAACGAGGCGTCCAATTTTCGCAC is a window encoding:
- a CDS encoding serine hydrolase, producing the protein MLQFKSGRILPHLAFLFVVAANITIGSASENTPNAGVSGGILADQLLPLLENHRGDVAVCVRHLETGEQFEWRADEPQPTASLIKLPIMITAYRMVDDGRLNLNTMVTLTDEDKVPGSGILTDHFSAGTSLSLRDAVRLMIRYSDNTATNLVIDKMGLPATSEMMNSLGFKHTRLHSKVYRGSSSIDPERSRLYGLGSTSAREMVELLSQLHKRSIVTQQSGDAIVEHLMTCEDGEKLGADLPDGVRFAHKTGSVNASRTDAGILFGPGGPVAICVLTTNNADKSWKEGNEAHRLCAKIGRLVCDHFYPKSTRGAMTADASLQNGSNGELVEMLQRTLNARMSPSPQLSVDGDFGPATEKAVREFQEARSLDVTGVVQSDFWKALGPLLPPEEIPAPEIVNSEVLPLQSMEDLNAAPAVTCRAWTIMDLQSGETLWSQSADQHLDMASTTKIMTAWLIVKFASSQPEILDEVLIFSDRADKTPGSTSALKAGEKITVREALYGLMLPSGNDMSIALAEHFGSRLAPESADSLENEEQVSDPVRNFVMAMNNEASRLQMTETHFMNPHGLTSKDHYSTASDLALLSYTALQDPLFRHYVTTRRHGTAVEGASGYVRNVLWENTNQLLQIQGYGGVKTGTTEKAGACLVSTSKRGGKELLMVVLGSAASASRYADSRNLYRWAWQQLNVE